The following proteins are co-located in the Amphiprion ocellaris isolate individual 3 ecotype Okinawa chromosome 7, ASM2253959v1, whole genome shotgun sequence genome:
- the LOC111582788 gene encoding SPARC-related modular calcium-binding protein 1-like isoform X1 gives MLALTFTCRALLLFLLTESVQTDRKPPFLITENMWPRGCVLDCHRGRHRAVCGSNGRLYKSLCAFQRAQCINTQLRLAPQTHCSDPVQTKCQLVRSQVLEARTLSSSFSPSSAVFVPECSSEGHFLPTQCHNQTGYCWCSMPDGKPVSGTTVLHVVPNCTDLITKLVQHTDTDSAAIEDEANEPLPTLDPKKPAELTAPPFWVTILMNSEPKSNRSVRRPTDSPLTCERERSSLLSEIRSAFQDERFIPECTADGRYSPVQCHSATGYCWCVRVDSGRPLPGTSARNRIPDCTGAGEAPTDRKYKDKPLPGCPGARKKQFLKSLVRALQLEAEHAGTLSPHQASNSSPSTSPSSAPPSSPPSSSSSSLDVAASAAPEAEDSSGPEAVLRWFFIQLDVDSSGVLSEREARPLRQFLRRRLKPRRCAKKFAQYCDRDGDRGLTMEELKTCLNL, from the exons ATGCTCGCGCTCACCTTCACCTGCCGCGcgctgctgctgttcctgctGACGGAGTCCGTTCAGACCGACAGGAAGCCG cCTTTCCTGATCACAGAGAACATGTGGCCTCGTGGTTGTGTCCTGGACTGCCACCGGGGGCGCCACCGAGCCGTCTGCGGCAGCAACGGCAGGTTGTATAAATCGCTGTGCGCCTTCCAGAGAGCTCAGTGCATCAACACACAACTCCGCCTGGCCCCGCAAACACACTGCTCAG ACCCGGTGCAGACTAAATGCCAGCTGGTTCGGTCTCAGGTTTTGGAGGCTCGAACCCTCAGCAGCAGTTTCAGTCCTTCATCCGCCGTCTTCGTTCCCGAATGCAGCTCTGAAGGTCACTTCCTGCCAACTCAGTGCCACAACCAGACCGGATACTGTTGGTGCTCGATGCCGGATGGAAAACCGGTCAGCGGGACAACGGTCCTCCATGTCGTCCCCAACTGTACCG ATCTCATCACCAAACTGGTCCAGCACACTGATACAGATTCAGCTGCGATCGAAG atGAAGCTAATGAACCTTTGCCTACGCTGGATCCTAAAAAACCTGCAG AGCTGACGGCTCCTCCGTTCTGGGTCACCATCCTGATGAACTCTGAGCCCAAATCAAACCGATCAGTCCGGCGACCCACCG ACAGTCCTCTGACCTGTGAGCGTGAGCGATCGTCACTGCTCTCTGAGATCCGTTCAGCCTTCCAGGACGAGCGTTTTatcccagaatgcactgcagACGGACGCTACAGCCCCGTCCAGTGTCACTCTGCTACCGGTTACTGCTGGTGTGTCCGAGTGGACAGCGGGAGGCCTCTACCGGGAACATCTGCACG GAATCGTATCCCAGACTGCACCGGGGCAGGAGAAGCTCCGACAGACAGGAAGTACAAGGACAAGCCTCTACCTG GTTGTCCTGGAGCTCGGAAGAAGCAGTTCCTAAAGAGTCTGGTCAGAGCGCTGCAGCTGGAAGCAGAGCATGCTGGGACTCTGAGTCCACACCA GGCCTCAAACTCTTCTCCTTCCACCTCTCCgtcctctgctcctccttcaTCACCaccgtcctcctcttcctcctctctggacgtcgcCGCCTCGGCTGCTCCGGAGGCCGAAGACTCTTCCGGGCCGGAGGCGGTTCTGCGATGGTTCTTCATCCAGCTGGACGTCGACTCCAGCGGCGTCCTCAGCGAACGTGAGGCCCGACCGCTGCGTCAGTTCCTGCGACGGAGGCTGAAGCCGAGGAGATGCGCCAAGAAATTTGCTCAGTACTGCGATCGAGACGGAGACCGAGGCCTGAcgatggaggagctgaagacCTGCCTGAACCTCTGA
- the LOC111582788 gene encoding SPARC-related modular calcium-binding protein 1-like isoform X2 — MLALTFTCRALLLFLLTESVQTDRKPPFLITENMWPRGCVLDCHRGRHRAVCGSNGRLYKSLCAFQRAQCINTQLRLAPQTHCSDPVQTKCQLVRSQVLEARTLSSSFSPSSAVFVPECSSEGHFLPTQCHNQTGYCWCSMPDGKPVSGTTVLHVVPNCTDLITKLVQHTDTDSAAIEELTAPPFWVTILMNSEPKSNRSVRRPTDSPLTCERERSSLLSEIRSAFQDERFIPECTADGRYSPVQCHSATGYCWCVRVDSGRPLPGTSARNRIPDCTGAGEAPTDRKYKDKPLPGCPGARKKQFLKSLVRALQLEAEHAGTLSPHQASNSSPSTSPSSAPPSSPPSSSSSSLDVAASAAPEAEDSSGPEAVLRWFFIQLDVDSSGVLSEREARPLRQFLRRRLKPRRCAKKFAQYCDRDGDRGLTMEELKTCLNL, encoded by the exons ATGCTCGCGCTCACCTTCACCTGCCGCGcgctgctgctgttcctgctGACGGAGTCCGTTCAGACCGACAGGAAGCCG cCTTTCCTGATCACAGAGAACATGTGGCCTCGTGGTTGTGTCCTGGACTGCCACCGGGGGCGCCACCGAGCCGTCTGCGGCAGCAACGGCAGGTTGTATAAATCGCTGTGCGCCTTCCAGAGAGCTCAGTGCATCAACACACAACTCCGCCTGGCCCCGCAAACACACTGCTCAG ACCCGGTGCAGACTAAATGCCAGCTGGTTCGGTCTCAGGTTTTGGAGGCTCGAACCCTCAGCAGCAGTTTCAGTCCTTCATCCGCCGTCTTCGTTCCCGAATGCAGCTCTGAAGGTCACTTCCTGCCAACTCAGTGCCACAACCAGACCGGATACTGTTGGTGCTCGATGCCGGATGGAAAACCGGTCAGCGGGACAACGGTCCTCCATGTCGTCCCCAACTGTACCG ATCTCATCACCAAACTGGTCCAGCACACTGATACAGATTCAGCTGCGATCGAAG AGCTGACGGCTCCTCCGTTCTGGGTCACCATCCTGATGAACTCTGAGCCCAAATCAAACCGATCAGTCCGGCGACCCACCG ACAGTCCTCTGACCTGTGAGCGTGAGCGATCGTCACTGCTCTCTGAGATCCGTTCAGCCTTCCAGGACGAGCGTTTTatcccagaatgcactgcagACGGACGCTACAGCCCCGTCCAGTGTCACTCTGCTACCGGTTACTGCTGGTGTGTCCGAGTGGACAGCGGGAGGCCTCTACCGGGAACATCTGCACG GAATCGTATCCCAGACTGCACCGGGGCAGGAGAAGCTCCGACAGACAGGAAGTACAAGGACAAGCCTCTACCTG GTTGTCCTGGAGCTCGGAAGAAGCAGTTCCTAAAGAGTCTGGTCAGAGCGCTGCAGCTGGAAGCAGAGCATGCTGGGACTCTGAGTCCACACCA GGCCTCAAACTCTTCTCCTTCCACCTCTCCgtcctctgctcctccttcaTCACCaccgtcctcctcttcctcctctctggacgtcgcCGCCTCGGCTGCTCCGGAGGCCGAAGACTCTTCCGGGCCGGAGGCGGTTCTGCGATGGTTCTTCATCCAGCTGGACGTCGACTCCAGCGGCGTCCTCAGCGAACGTGAGGCCCGACCGCTGCGTCAGTTCCTGCGACGGAGGCTGAAGCCGAGGAGATGCGCCAAGAAATTTGCTCAGTACTGCGATCGAGACGGAGACCGAGGCCTGAcgatggaggagctgaagacCTGCCTGAACCTCTGA